One segment of Halococcus saccharolyticus DSM 5350 DNA contains the following:
- a CDS encoding antitoxin VapB family protein, giving the protein MSQQVRLQDHVYERIRSNKRDDESFSEAVERLIGDRSLRDLCGVFDENEVAEMRDAIDAADERDRDEAREVAECFE; this is encoded by the coding sequence ATGTCACAACAGGTTCGGCTTCAAGACCACGTGTACGAGCGCATCCGGTCGAACAAGCGCGACGACGAGTCGTTCAGCGAGGCCGTCGAGCGGCTCATCGGTGACCGGTCGTTGCGCGACCTCTGTGGCGTGTTCGACGAGAACGAGGTGGCCGAGATGCGCGACGCCATCGATGCCGCCGACGAGCGAGACCGCGACGAAGCCCGCGAGGTCGCCGAGTGCTTCGAGTGA
- a CDS encoding PIN domain-containing protein, which yields MIVDTSFVLDVIGDVEAAVSMERELEAEGVPLVMPAMTVLELYIGVGKVANSPAERRTVEAVLDSYPLVEMTPSIARRAGRLLGERMADDDDGPGIGKGDAAIAATAIERDEPVLAGDSHFGTIPGVALETYR from the coding sequence GTGATTGTCGATACGAGCTTCGTCCTGGATGTCATCGGCGACGTGGAGGCGGCCGTCTCAATGGAACGGGAACTCGAAGCCGAGGGTGTGCCACTCGTCATGCCGGCGATGACCGTGCTGGAACTCTATATCGGTGTGGGGAAGGTGGCGAACTCCCCCGCCGAGCGCCGGACCGTCGAGGCGGTGCTGGATTCGTACCCGCTGGTGGAGATGACTCCCTCGATTGCTCGGCGTGCCGGACGACTCCTCGGCGAGCGCATGGCCGACGATGACGACGGTCCCGGCATCGGGAAGGGTGATGCGGCAATCGCCGCGACCGCCATCGAACGCGACGAACCCGTTCTCGCTGGCGATTCGCACTTCGGCACGATTCCCGGCGTCGCGCTCGAAACCTATCGGTGA
- a CDS encoding restriction endonuclease subunit S yields MSEEASLDEFAKPQPEDKAEFVETAAGRIPSDWDTKNVESLCELRNGKATDHADEGVKQYPVYGSNGPIGSHSESNFDGGLIFGRVGAVGEVEKAYQPVWVSDNAIQAQPSDDINTDFLFYCLSNRELGALATKTAQPLLNQSTIGNVAAPYPSYKEQRKIATVLYTLDQAIQKTEEIIEQTERVQRGYIRRRVIASDASGERQDGIVGTRRVTIPQHWSVVRLGDVAEIVSGKSFPREFQKGHAGSRAVIKVEDMNLPGNDKSIQEVTNRVTDEVLDELSKNVFPENTVIHPRVGEALLLNKTRITGEDTAFDDNIMGWIPEEINPEYLYYASTLVDFNAVAQTGTVPSINKTMAANFRFPLPPKEEQEEIAEDLSRVDSQVSIYEEEKEQLRRVKQGLMQDLLSGTVRTHEADIDIPEAVLAHG; encoded by the coding sequence ATGAGTGAGGAGGCGTCGCTTGACGAGTTTGCCAAGCCACAGCCTGAAGATAAAGCTGAGTTCGTGGAAACAGCGGCTGGCCGGATTCCATCAGATTGGGATACGAAAAACGTTGAGTCCCTGTGTGAACTACGAAATGGAAAAGCAACTGACCATGCCGATGAAGGGGTGAAACAATATCCTGTATATGGCTCAAATGGCCCTATCGGTTCACACTCCGAATCGAATTTCGACGGAGGTCTGATTTTTGGTCGTGTTGGCGCGGTCGGTGAAGTTGAGAAAGCATATCAACCAGTGTGGGTTTCAGACAACGCGATTCAAGCGCAACCATCTGACGACATCAACACCGATTTTCTGTTTTACTGCTTATCTAATAGAGAATTGGGGGCGCTTGCGACCAAAACCGCTCAACCACTTCTCAATCAATCCACGATTGGTAACGTAGCTGCACCATATCCATCATATAAAGAACAGCGCAAAATCGCCACCGTACTCTACACCCTTGACCAAGCGATTCAGAAGACCGAAGAAATCATCGAACAGACTGAGCGGGTCCAACGGGGGTACATCAGGAGGCGAGTAATCGCATCGGATGCGAGCGGAGAGCGACAAGATGGTATCGTAGGCACACGGAGGGTGACGATTCCACAACATTGGTCTGTCGTCCGATTAGGTGACGTAGCCGAAATCGTGAGTGGCAAATCTTTTCCCAGAGAGTTTCAGAAGGGTCACGCTGGCTCACGTGCGGTGATAAAGGTTGAGGACATGAATTTACCCGGAAATGATAAATCTATTCAAGAAGTCACGAACAGAGTTACCGACGAGGTACTTGATGAATTGAGCAAGAACGTTTTCCCCGAGAATACGGTCATTCATCCTCGCGTCGGTGAAGCGCTATTACTGAACAAGACTCGTATCACAGGTGAGGACACCGCCTTTGACGATAACATCATGGGTTGGATTCCTGAAGAAATCAATCCGGAGTATCTGTATTACGCATCCACACTGGTCGACTTCAATGCAGTCGCGCAGACCGGCACCGTCCCATCAATCAACAAAACAATGGCCGCTAACTTTCGATTCCCCCTCCCACCAAAAGAGGAACAAGAGGAAATCGCTGAAGACCTGTCTCGCGTCGACAGCCAAGTTAGTATCTACGAAGAAGAGAAGGAACAGCTACGGAGGGTCAAACAGGGTCTCATGCAGGACCTGCTCTCTGGTACGGTCCGCACCCACGAGGCGGACATCGACATCCCCGAGGCGGTGCTGGCGCACGGCTGA
- a CDS encoding type I restriction-modification system subunit M, translating to MPLTLDELDSHLFKCADIIRDAVDSTDYKEYILPLVYYKTISDEFEKQYQENLDDYGEDYARRPKLFDTPVVPEGYLWEDLRAVSDNVDQALNEAFDALTEENPELQGLFRADYIDADALNDDRLGKLVEHLSKYDLDRENVPPDMLGEAYMDLVRHFAEEEGKSGGQFFTPPHIVQLCVRLVDEFEDGDTFHDPTVGSSGMLIEAAKYYREQGGNPSKLTFTGQEINPDIAAIAKMNLSIHALNGTIEREDSLSNPQFTNGDELERFDRVLANFPFSADWGKDDLQDDAYGRFDWHEKLPRADRGDYAFIMHMAEQLKDPKRGDDSGGKAAIVIPHGVLFRKHESRYREPMLENDMVEAIVGLPENLFQNNSIPSAILVLNTDKPAERENEVQFVHAADEAFYDELSNQNELTDEGVDRIVANVRDWTTEERVSRTVALEEIRENDYNLNIALYVDTTEPEEDIDVSAELGKLRELQTERDEIEARMDQHMEALNYE from the coding sequence ATGCCCCTGACGCTTGATGAGCTCGACTCTCATCTGTTCAAGTGTGCGGATATCATTCGTGATGCAGTCGACTCGACTGACTACAAGGAGTACATCCTCCCGCTGGTCTACTACAAGACCATCTCCGACGAGTTCGAGAAACAGTATCAAGAGAATCTCGACGACTATGGCGAGGACTACGCTCGTCGGCCGAAGCTCTTCGATACGCCCGTCGTTCCTGAAGGCTACCTCTGGGAAGACCTCCGCGCCGTTAGCGATAACGTCGACCAAGCGCTCAACGAAGCGTTCGACGCGCTGACCGAGGAGAACCCCGAACTCCAAGGTCTCTTCCGAGCGGACTACATCGATGCCGACGCGCTCAACGACGACCGGCTCGGGAAGCTCGTCGAGCACCTCAGCAAGTACGACCTCGATCGCGAGAACGTGCCGCCGGACATGCTCGGCGAGGCGTACATGGATCTGGTTCGTCACTTCGCCGAGGAAGAAGGGAAATCCGGCGGACAGTTCTTCACGCCGCCGCACATCGTTCAACTGTGTGTCCGGCTCGTCGACGAGTTCGAGGATGGTGACACCTTCCACGACCCGACGGTCGGCTCCAGTGGGATGCTCATCGAGGCCGCGAAGTACTACCGCGAGCAGGGTGGCAACCCCTCGAAGCTCACGTTCACGGGGCAGGAAATCAACCCCGACATCGCGGCCATCGCCAAAATGAACCTCTCCATCCATGCGCTCAACGGGACCATCGAGCGCGAGGACTCGCTATCGAACCCGCAGTTCACCAACGGCGACGAACTGGAGCGGTTCGACCGCGTGCTCGCGAACTTCCCGTTCTCGGCTGACTGGGGGAAGGACGACCTCCAAGACGACGCGTATGGCCGCTTCGACTGGCACGAGAAACTCCCGCGGGCCGACCGGGGTGACTACGCCTTCATCATGCACATGGCCGAGCAACTGAAAGACCCCAAGCGCGGCGACGACTCGGGTGGTAAAGCCGCTATCGTCATCCCCCACGGCGTGCTCTTCCGCAAGCACGAATCACGCTACCGGGAGCCGATGCTCGAAAACGACATGGTGGAGGCCATCGTCGGACTGCCCGAGAACCTCTTCCAGAACAACTCGATTCCGTCGGCCATCCTCGTGTTGAACACCGACAAGCCGGCCGAGCGCGAGAACGAAGTCCAGTTCGTCCACGCCGCCGACGAGGCGTTCTACGACGAACTCTCGAATCAGAACGAACTCACCGACGAGGGGGTCGACCGCATCGTGGCGAACGTTCGTGACTGGACGACTGAGGAGCGCGTCAGTCGCACGGTGGCGCTGGAGGAGATTCGGGAGAACGATTACAACCTGAACATCGCGCTGTACGTCGATACGACCGAACCCGAGGAGGACATTGACGTGAGCGCGGAACTCGGGAAACTCCGGGAGTTGCAGACCGAACGCGACGAGATAGAGGCGCGGATGGACCAGCACATGGAGGCGCTGAACTATGAGTGA
- a CDS encoding DUF6884 domain-containing protein, giving the protein MQVGLVSCTKSKRSEASQPSELYMPSSLFKKAKAYSEENHDGWYILSAKHHLLSPDGSVIEPYDETLSGAPVDRKREWAKTTHQQLNRENLLEQGNELVFHAGRDYYEELLPLLEDSGVDISIPTEGLGLGKTLAWYNEHLDE; this is encoded by the coding sequence ATGCAGGTAGGTCTCGTAAGCTGCACGAAAAGCAAGCGGTCAGAAGCTTCGCAACCGTCCGAACTCTACATGCCGTCTTCGTTGTTCAAGAAAGCGAAAGCCTACAGCGAGGAGAATCACGACGGATGGTATATTCTCTCGGCGAAGCACCACCTCCTCAGTCCTGACGGTTCGGTAATCGAGCCCTACGACGAGACGCTGAGCGGAGCGCCCGTTGATAGAAAACGCGAATGGGCGAAGACTACTCATCAACAACTCAACCGCGAAAATTTGCTGGAGCAAGGCAATGAATTGGTGTTCCACGCAGGTCGTGATTACTATGAGGAACTCCTCCCGCTATTAGAAGACTCAGGTGTGGACATTAGCATTCCGACGGAGGGCTTAGGTCTCGGGAAGACACTTGCCTGGTACAACGAACACCTCGATGAGTAG
- a CDS encoding type I restriction-modification system subunit M N-terminal domain-containing protein: MLDLDTLESHPWEAADVLRGSIDAADYKNYIFGLLFLKRINDRVEEETWEIAEELTGDEEELDEYLLEQIRGDRDLHEEFWVPERSRWGHIAAQSSDIGAT; the protein is encoded by the coding sequence ATTCTCGACCTCGACACGCTGGAATCTCACCCTTGGGAGGCGGCTGATGTTCTGCGTGGAAGTATTGACGCAGCGGACTACAAGAACTACATCTTTGGGCTGCTCTTCCTGAAGCGAATCAACGACCGGGTTGAAGAGGAGACGTGGGAAATCGCCGAGGAACTCACCGGTGACGAAGAGGAACTGGATGAATACCTCCTCGAACAGATTCGAGGCGACCGCGACCTCCATGAGGAGTTCTGGGTTCCGGAACGTTCTCGCTGGGGCCATATCGCCGCGCAGAGCAGCGACATCGGGGCGACCTGA